From the Acidobacteriota bacterium genome, one window contains:
- a CDS encoding helix-turn-helix transcriptional regulator — translation MTHPTKDEIVAARKYAGLTQDEAAALIHGTRRAWQEWEAGRRRMHPGLFELFQIKESELKP, via the coding sequence ATGACACATCCAACCAAAGACGAGATCGTCGCCGCCCGCAAATACGCTGGACTCACCCAAGACGAAGCCGCCGCGCTTATACACGGCACCAGGCGCGCCTGGCAAGAATGGGAAGCTGGGCGACGGAGAATGCATCCGGGGCTGTTCGAACTGTTCCAGATCAAGGAATCGGAGCTGAAACCATGA